Proteins encoded together in one Streptomyces sp. TLI_171 window:
- a CDS encoding AI-2E family transporter, with product MTEETSGGRWRGLAKVGAVAAGLFAAAERRRRAAISAEAHVLATEQAVELAAERAARRTAEQTARQLAEYSGGPAQAPAPATAVAASEGAAVRTADTETVPAPRAPEAEPEHAEHPPGAAPLGRPTNPVDAVPWVLRVAAESTWRLLLLGVALYVLFRVIDTLRLVAFAAVAALLISALLEPTVSWLRRHGVPRSLAAAGTFLSGLAGIVLVGWFVFWQVSTNLDRVTGKVQDGVRQLRDWLVTGPFHLTQEQINDFTNQITTAIGKNSNEITSLGFTGVTIAVEVLTGVVLTAFTTFFLLYDGARIWSWVLRGLPRHSRYAMAGAGPKAWATLTAYVRGTVAVAFIDALCIGIGIELLGVPMAMPLAVIIFLGAFVPLVGALVTGTIAVLIALVTVSPFKALMVLVVLIAVQQLEGHILQPLILGRAVRVHPLAVVLGVAAGSIIGGIAGAIVAVPLIAVTNTVTGHLRRRNAAGQEVFQAIEAARKQ from the coding sequence GTGACGGAAGAGACGAGCGGCGGCCGCTGGCGCGGCCTCGCCAAAGTGGGAGCCGTCGCGGCCGGCCTGTTCGCGGCCGCCGAGCGCCGCCGCCGCGCGGCCATCTCGGCGGAGGCCCACGTCCTCGCCACCGAACAGGCCGTCGAACTCGCCGCCGAGCGCGCCGCCCGGCGCACCGCCGAGCAGACGGCCCGTCAACTCGCCGAGTACAGCGGCGGACCGGCGCAGGCCCCGGCCCCCGCCACCGCCGTCGCAGCATCCGAAGGAGCGGCCGTGCGGACCGCGGACACCGAGACCGTCCCCGCCCCCCGGGCGCCCGAGGCCGAGCCCGAGCACGCCGAGCACCCGCCGGGCGCCGCCCCGCTCGGCCGGCCCACCAACCCGGTCGACGCGGTGCCCTGGGTGCTGCGGGTCGCCGCCGAGTCCACCTGGCGGCTGCTGCTGCTCGGCGTCGCCCTCTACGTCCTGTTCCGGGTCATCGACACCCTCCGGCTGGTCGCCTTCGCCGCCGTCGCCGCGCTGCTGATCTCCGCCCTGCTGGAGCCCACCGTCTCCTGGCTGCGCCGGCACGGCGTCCCCCGCTCGCTGGCCGCCGCCGGTACCTTCCTCTCCGGCCTGGCCGGCATCGTGCTGGTCGGCTGGTTCGTGTTCTGGCAGGTGTCGACCAACCTCGACCGGGTCACCGGCAAGGTCCAGGACGGTGTCCGGCAGCTGCGCGACTGGCTGGTCACCGGGCCCTTCCACCTGACACAGGAACAGATCAACGACTTCACCAACCAGATCACCACCGCCATCGGCAAGAACTCGAACGAGATCACCTCGCTCGGCTTCACCGGCGTCACCATCGCCGTCGAGGTGCTCACCGGCGTGGTGCTCACCGCGTTCACCACGTTCTTCCTGCTGTACGACGGCGCCCGGATCTGGTCCTGGGTGCTGCGCGGCCTGCCCCGGCACTCCCGCTACGCGATGGCCGGCGCCGGCCCCAAGGCCTGGGCCACCCTCACCGCCTACGTTCGCGGCACCGTCGCCGTCGCCTTCATCGACGCGCTGTGCATCGGCATCGGCATCGAGCTGCTCGGCGTCCCGATGGCGATGCCGCTCGCGGTGATCATCTTCCTCGGCGCGTTCGTGCCGCTGGTCGGCGCCCTCGTCACCGGCACCATCGCCGTCCTGATCGCCCTGGTCACCGTCAGCCCGTTCAAGGCCCTGATGGTGCTGGTGGTCCTGATCGCCGTCCAGCAGCTCGAGGGCCACATCCTGCAGCCCCTCATCCTCGGCCGGGCCGTCCGCGTCCACCCGCTGGCCGTCGTCCTCGGCGTCGCCGCCGGCTCCATCATCGGCGGCATCGCCGGCGCGATCGTCGCCGTCCCGCTGATCGCGGTCACCAACACCGTCACCGGCCACCTGCGCCGCCGCAACGCGGCCGGCCAGGAGGTCTTCCAGGCCATCGAAGCCGCCCGCAAGCAGTGA
- a CDS encoding alkyl hydroperoxide reductase, with amino-acid sequence MALDELKAALPDYAKDLKLNLGSVIGNSDLPEQQLWGAVLACAMATRSPVVLRELEPEAKANLKPEAYQAAKGAAAIMAMNNVYYRTLHLLSDKEYGTMRAGLRMNIIGNPGVDKVDFELWCFAVSAINGCGQCLDSHEGVLRKAGVDREVIQAAVKIAATVQAVAAVLDAEAVLPQ; translated from the coding sequence ATGGCCCTCGACGAACTCAAGGCCGCGCTGCCGGACTACGCCAAGGACCTCAAGCTCAACCTCGGCTCGGTGATCGGCAACTCCGACCTCCCCGAGCAGCAGCTCTGGGGCGCCGTCCTCGCCTGCGCGATGGCCACCCGCTCCCCGGTCGTGCTGCGCGAGCTGGAGCCCGAGGCCAAGGCCAACCTGAAGCCCGAGGCCTACCAGGCCGCCAAGGGCGCGGCCGCGATCATGGCGATGAACAACGTCTACTACCGGACGCTGCACCTGCTCTCCGACAAGGAGTACGGGACCATGCGGGCCGGTCTGCGGATGAACATCATCGGCAACCCGGGCGTCGACAAGGTCGACTTCGAGCTGTGGTGCTTCGCCGTCTCGGCGATCAACGGCTGCGGCCAGTGCCTGGACTCGCACGAGGGCGTCCTGCGCAAGGCGGGCGTCGACCGCGAGGTGATCCAGGCCGCCGTCAAGATCGCTGCCACGGTGCAGGCGGTCGCCGCGGTGCTCGACGCCGAAGCGGTGCTGCCGCAGTAG
- a CDS encoding peroxiredoxin: MLTIGDKFPEFELNACVDLDAANAFAEIDHKTYEGKWKVVFFWPMDFTFVCPTEIAAFGKLNDEFADRDAQILGVSGDSEYVHHAWRKDHKDLRDLPFPMLADIKHDLMRACGVEGADGTAQRAVFIVDPNNEIQFVMVTAGSVGRNPKEVLRVLDALQTDELCPCNWTKGEDTLDAQALLAG; this comes from the coding sequence GTGCTGACGATCGGCGACAAGTTCCCCGAGTTCGAACTCAACGCCTGCGTGGACCTCGACGCTGCGAACGCCTTCGCCGAGATCGACCACAAGACCTACGAGGGCAAGTGGAAGGTCGTGTTCTTCTGGCCGATGGACTTCACCTTCGTCTGCCCGACCGAGATCGCCGCCTTCGGCAAGCTGAACGACGAGTTCGCCGACCGCGACGCCCAGATCCTCGGCGTCTCCGGCGACTCCGAGTACGTCCACCACGCCTGGCGCAAGGACCACAAGGACCTGCGCGACCTGCCCTTCCCGATGCTCGCCGACATCAAGCACGACCTGATGCGGGCCTGCGGCGTCGAGGGCGCGGACGGCACCGCCCAGCGTGCGGTGTTCATCGTCGACCCGAACAACGAGATCCAGTTCGTCATGGTGACCGCCGGCTCGGTCGGCCGTAACCCCAAGGAGGTCCTGCGGGTCCTCGACGCCCTGCAGACCGACGAGCTGTGCCCCTGCAACTGGACCAAGGGCGAGGACACCCTCGACGCCCAGGCCCTGCTGGCGGGCTGA
- a CDS encoding LysR substrate-binding domain-containing protein has protein sequence MKSSTPRTPTVSQLRAFAAVAEHRHFREAASAIGTSQPALSGAVAALEEALGAQLVERTTRRVVITPLGERVAEHSRRVLSALHALTEEVEAARRPFTGALHLGVIPTVAPYLLPTVLRLVRDSYPDLELHVHEERTPSLLDGLAGGRLDLLLLALPAGGGLPVAEIPLFDEDFVLIVPPEHELAGRIDVARDALLDLDVLLLEEGHCLRDQALDICREVGADSSGGSTRAAGLSTLVQLVAGGLGVTLLPATALDVEAGRTDRLAAVRFAHPAPGRRIGLAHRPGSARTPEYQRFATALREGLSGLPVRLTA, from the coding sequence GTGAAGAGCAGCACGCCCCGCACGCCCACCGTCTCCCAGCTGCGGGCCTTCGCCGCCGTCGCCGAGCACCGGCACTTCCGGGAGGCGGCGTCCGCGATCGGCACCAGCCAGCCCGCGCTGTCCGGCGCGGTCGCCGCCCTGGAGGAGGCGCTCGGCGCGCAACTCGTCGAGCGGACCACCCGCCGGGTGGTGATCACCCCGCTCGGCGAGCGGGTCGCCGAGCACTCCCGGCGGGTGCTGTCCGCGCTGCACGCCCTCACCGAGGAGGTCGAGGCGGCCCGCCGGCCGTTCACCGGGGCGCTGCACCTCGGCGTCATCCCGACCGTCGCACCCTACCTGCTGCCCACGGTGCTCAGGCTGGTCCGCGACTCCTACCCCGACCTGGAGCTGCACGTCCACGAGGAGCGCACCCCCTCGCTGCTGGACGGCCTGGCCGGCGGCCGACTCGACCTGCTGCTGCTCGCGCTGCCCGCGGGCGGGGGCCTGCCGGTGGCCGAAATCCCGCTGTTCGACGAGGACTTCGTGCTGATCGTGCCGCCCGAGCACGAGCTCGCCGGACGGATCGACGTGGCCCGCGACGCGCTGCTCGACCTGGACGTGCTGCTGCTGGAGGAAGGGCACTGCCTGCGCGACCAGGCCCTCGACATCTGCCGGGAGGTCGGCGCGGACTCCTCCGGAGGCAGCACCCGGGCCGCCGGGCTCTCCACCCTGGTCCAGCTGGTCGCCGGCGGGCTCGGCGTCACCCTGCTGCCCGCCACCGCGCTCGACGTCGAGGCCGGGCGCACCGACCGGCTCGCCGCCGTCCGCTTCGCCCACCCGGCGCCCGGCCGCCGCATCGGCCTGGCCCACCGGCCCGGCTCCGCCCGCACCCCGGAGTACCAGCGCTTCGCGACCGCGCTGCGCGAGGGCCTGAGCGGACTGCCGGTACGGCTCACCGCCTGA
- a CDS encoding AAA family ATPase, whose translation MSRIRVSGVKCFDGAREVDVAIPPEPGWTVLAGPNGSGKSTLLRALGMALGAVPGGPAEVWGEQGWVEAAPAPRWRVGAPQGEPRARYVERGLGRGVPLDAELLAQVLPNGWRVSDPVRQSVARGGLEVPLDELGAGIAGLARLVSQLAATRRPGPVLLDDVDRHLHPGWQQRIGAWLTGCFPDAQFIVATHSPYVCQAADPGALIHLPDPAEESAPYRLDEELRQRVLYGSGDDTVLSELFGLPSVYSPAAEAERRMLVRLERKMYAGQATDEELAEYRELGAKLNSSLTARVDEVTARLLGRDR comes from the coding sequence GTGTCGCGGATCAGGGTGTCCGGGGTGAAGTGCTTCGACGGCGCGCGGGAGGTGGACGTGGCGATTCCGCCGGAGCCGGGGTGGACGGTGCTGGCGGGGCCGAACGGCAGTGGGAAGAGCACGCTGCTGCGGGCGTTGGGGATGGCGCTGGGGGCGGTGCCGGGCGGGCCGGCCGAGGTGTGGGGGGAGCAGGGCTGGGTGGAGGCCGCGCCGGCGCCGCGCTGGCGGGTGGGTGCGCCGCAGGGCGAGCCGCGCGCCAGGTACGTGGAGCGCGGCCTGGGGCGGGGCGTGCCGCTGGACGCGGAGCTGCTGGCGCAGGTGCTGCCGAACGGCTGGCGGGTGAGCGACCCGGTGCGGCAGTCGGTGGCGCGCGGCGGCCTGGAGGTCCCGCTCGACGAACTCGGCGCGGGCATCGCGGGGTTGGCCCGGCTGGTCAGCCAGCTCGCGGCGACCCGCCGGCCCGGTCCGGTGCTGCTGGACGACGTGGACCGGCACCTGCACCCGGGCTGGCAGCAGCGGATCGGGGCGTGGCTGACCGGCTGCTTCCCGGACGCCCAGTTCATCGTGGCCACCCACAGCCCGTACGTGTGCCAGGCCGCCGACCCGGGCGCGCTGATCCACCTGCCGGACCCGGCGGAGGAGTCGGCGCCGTACCGGCTGGACGAGGAGCTGCGGCAGCGGGTGCTGTACGGCAGCGGCGACGACACGGTGCTGTCGGAGCTGTTCGGCCTGCCGAGCGTGTACTCGCCGGCCGCCGAGGCCGAGCGGCGGATGCTGGTGCGGCTGGAGCGGAAGATGTACGCGGGGCAGGCCACCGACGAAGAACTCGCCGAGTACCGGGAGTTGGGGGCCAAGCTGAACAGCTCGCTGACCGCCCGGGTCGACGAGGTCACCGCGCGCCTGCTCGGCCGGGACCGGTGA
- a CDS encoding HNH endonuclease, giving the protein MIPLQRPPLQARLAAELDRATAGIRAAGPNTASGRAAWRKAARPKAQLRLMLRQMAPGLERCMYCGDNLGTDIDHFEPIAHAPLRTFDWQNHLLACAHCNSNRKRDRFPRDPATGDGLLVDPCREDPAEHLRLYLDSGAYDPLTVKGEATIEVFGLNERPELVRGRRMMFAVVKALVLTWQAAGAGEAEEYAEALREIHHADVLRTVLGLRRSRPVALAVLGPEVLDALDQLALADRRFSG; this is encoded by the coding sequence GTGATCCCGCTCCAGCGGCCGCCCCTGCAGGCGAGGTTGGCGGCCGAACTCGACCGCGCCACGGCCGGGATACGTGCGGCCGGCCCGAACACCGCCTCGGGGCGGGCCGCCTGGCGCAAGGCGGCCCGTCCGAAGGCCCAACTGCGGTTGATGCTTCGTCAGATGGCCCCCGGGCTGGAGCGCTGCATGTACTGCGGGGACAACCTGGGCACCGACATCGACCACTTCGAGCCGATCGCGCACGCCCCGTTGCGGACCTTCGACTGGCAGAACCACCTGCTGGCGTGCGCGCACTGCAACAGCAACCGCAAGCGCGACCGCTTCCCGCGCGACCCGGCGACCGGTGACGGCCTGCTGGTCGACCCGTGCCGGGAGGACCCGGCCGAGCACCTGCGGCTCTACCTGGACTCCGGCGCGTACGACCCGCTGACCGTCAAGGGCGAGGCCACCATCGAGGTGTTCGGACTGAACGAGCGGCCCGAACTGGTGCGCGGCCGGCGGATGATGTTCGCGGTGGTCAAGGCGCTGGTGCTGACCTGGCAGGCCGCCGGGGCCGGCGAGGCGGAGGAGTACGCCGAGGCGCTGCGCGAGATCCACCACGCCGACGTGCTGCGGACGGTGCTCGGGCTGCGCCGCAGCCGCCCGGTGGCACTGGCCGTGCTCGGCCCGGAGGTGCTCGACGCCCTGGACCAACTGGCCCTCGCCGACCGGAGGTTCAGCGGCTGA
- a CDS encoding ATP-binding SpoIIE family protein phosphatase, which translates to MRDHLEPLAGQPPAVPVQRHPPAGEVHPGVPARLAERLAYLDCAARRINSSLDLTATLRNLGRVLVPTVADALVVLVRDPLPDVERDPGPPLALRVLHTSGTRLGRNSGVRPVEPGGLLERALLRRSPDGPTVLDARRGGLAAELLGARAVGRLPAGTALLALPLHGRQISLGMLLLIRRPLAGGAGAGFDPADTATASHLATHAGLAMDTALRYTREWEIADELQRSMLPAHLPQPHGVRLAHRYLPGERGAQVGGDWYDSIPLPGNRVALITGDVMGHSLTSAAVMGQLRTSAQTLAGLDLPPHEVLYHLDEQAQRLGREHHLATCVYAVYDPIAGRVVIANAGHVPPVLVGPDGSSRLLDLPPGAPIGVGGVDFSSVELPAPPGSAMLLFTDGLVETRRRPLGTGLELLRARLEGAHRLGPDQLCQEALRILPPGDRADDIALLAAAFDGIPAEDVAYWYLQPKHETPGRARRLAGHTLRHWGLEHLVDNCELMVSELVTNAIRHATRPVTLRLVRTSLLRCEVGDDSPALPRTRRAGPDEERGRGLQIVARCADRWGATRLGAGKVVWFEQRLGPEPVSR; encoded by the coding sequence GTGCGCGACCACCTGGAGCCCCTGGCGGGACAGCCTCCCGCCGTCCCCGTCCAGCGGCACCCACCGGCCGGTGAGGTGCACCCCGGCGTCCCGGCCCGGCTGGCCGAGCGGTTGGCGTACCTGGACTGCGCGGCCCGGCGGATCAACAGCTCGCTGGACCTGACGGCGACGCTGCGCAACCTGGGCCGGGTGCTGGTCCCGACGGTGGCGGACGCCCTGGTGGTGCTGGTCCGCGACCCGCTGCCGGACGTCGAGCGCGACCCGGGCCCGCCGCTGGCGCTGCGGGTGCTGCACACCTCCGGGACGAGGCTGGGCCGCAACTCCGGGGTGCGGCCGGTGGAGCCGGGCGGCCTGCTGGAGCGGGCCCTGCTGCGCCGCTCCCCCGACGGTCCGACGGTGCTGGACGCCCGGCGCGGCGGGCTGGCCGCGGAGCTGCTGGGCGCCCGCGCGGTGGGCCGGCTGCCCGCCGGGACGGCCCTGCTGGCGCTGCCGCTGCACGGCCGGCAGATCTCGCTCGGCATGCTGCTGCTGATCCGCCGCCCGCTCGCCGGCGGCGCCGGGGCGGGCTTCGACCCGGCGGACACCGCCACCGCCTCCCACCTGGCCACGCACGCCGGCCTCGCGATGGACACCGCGCTGCGCTACACCCGCGAGTGGGAGATCGCCGACGAGCTGCAGCGCTCGATGCTGCCCGCGCACCTGCCGCAGCCGCACGGCGTCCGCCTGGCGCACCGCTACCTGCCGGGGGAGCGCGGCGCGCAGGTCGGCGGCGACTGGTACGACTCGATCCCGCTGCCCGGCAACCGGGTGGCGCTGATCACCGGCGACGTGATGGGCCACTCGCTGACCTCGGCGGCCGTGATGGGCCAGCTGCGCACCTCCGCGCAGACCCTGGCGGGCCTCGACCTGCCGCCGCACGAGGTGCTGTACCACCTCGACGAGCAGGCCCAACGCCTGGGCCGCGAGCACCACTTGGCGACCTGCGTGTACGCGGTGTACGACCCGATCGCGGGCCGGGTGGTGATCGCCAACGCCGGGCACGTGCCGCCGGTGCTGGTCGGCCCGGACGGCTCCAGCCGCCTGCTCGACCTGCCGCCGGGCGCGCCGATCGGCGTCGGCGGGGTGGACTTCTCCTCGGTGGAGCTGCCCGCGCCGCCCGGCTCGGCGATGCTGCTGTTCACCGACGGCCTGGTGGAGACCCGCCGCCGCCCGCTGGGCACCGGCCTGGAGCTGCTCCGGGCCCGGCTGGAGGGCGCGCACCGGCTGGGCCCGGACCAGCTCTGCCAGGAGGCGCTGCGTATCCTGCCGCCCGGCGACCGGGCCGACGACATCGCGCTGCTGGCCGCCGCCTTCGACGGCATCCCGGCCGAGGACGTCGCCTACTGGTACCTGCAGCCCAAGCACGAGACGCCCGGCCGGGCCCGCCGGCTGGCCGGGCACACGCTGCGCCACTGGGGCCTCGAACACCTGGTGGACAACTGCGAGTTGATGGTCAGCGAGCTGGTCACCAACGCGATCCGGCACGCCACCCGGCCGGTGACGCTGCGCCTGGTGCGCACCTCGCTGCTGCGCTGCGAGGTCGGCGACGACTCGCCGGCCCTGCCGCGCACCCGCCGGGCCGGGCCGGACGAGGAGCGCGGCCGGGGCCTGCAGATAGTCGCCCGGTGCGCGGACCGCTGGGGCGCGACCCGGCTGGGCGCGGGCAAGGTGGTCTGGTTCGAGCAGCGGCTCGGCCCGGAGCCGGTCAGCCGCTGA